In Natronococcus sp. AD-5, the genomic window GTGTCGGTCACGTCGACGAGGTACAACAGCGCCAGCAGCGGAACGATGACGAGCAGGTCGCCGGGGAGCGAGAGGAGGTTGAAGACCGGAATCGTCCACTCCGGCAGCGTCTCCCGGAGCAGTTCCGTCGCGCCGACGCCGCGATTCATGGGTGCACGTGGTCAGCCATCTGACTAAACACTCTCGTTTCAGATCGTACGAACGTGACGACAACCCGCATCGGCGCGAGCCGTTCGGCCGTACCGTCGATACTGCCACCCAATCGGCGGGCGGTTAGAAACGCCGCGCTCGTTTCCGGTTCCACGGCCGCTGCCCGCGTCCCGCCTCGTGCGGAAACGAACGAATCGAGGCCCGGCTCAGAACGGGAACAGCGAGTCGGCCTCGAGGTCGCGCTCGAGCAGTTCGATCTCGTGACCGTCCTGGTCCTTCGTGAACGCGTACATGTTGTCGTTGCTCGCGGGGTCGCGGTAGTCGTCGGCATCGCGCACCATGAGTTGGTCCCAATCCTCCTCGAGGTCGTCGACGCGGACGCAGAGGTGGCCCCAGGCGTCGCCCGTGTCGTAGCTGCGGCCGTCGTAGTTGTAGGTGAGCTCGACCGACATGGCCGCGTCGGCGGCGTCGGTCGGCTCGACGAAGTAGTTCGCGAAGGTGTCTGCCTCCCAGCGGCCGACCTCGTCGTACTCGAACTTGCGGGTCCAGAAGCCGAGCGCCTCGTCGGCGTCCTCGACGCGGATCATGGTGTGGTCGAGCGACCACAGCGCGCCCTGGTCGGGGTCGCGCTGGACGATCTCGACCTCGTGGCCGTCGGGGTCCTTGACGAACGCGTAGCGACCGCCGCAGGACTCGGGATCGCGGTAGTCCTCGACGCCCTCGTCCATCAGCTGCTGGTAGTAGTCCTCGAGTTCCCCCTCCGGCACTCGAACCGCGATGTGACCCCAGGCGTCGCCGACCTCGAGGTCGTCCTCGCCCTCGTTGTGGGTGAGCTCGAGCATCGCCTCCTCCTCGTGCATCTCCTCGGGGCCGAGGTAGACGATGGTGAAGCCGTCGCCCTCGTGGCGGTCCTTCTCCTCGTACTCGAGGTGGGTCTGGTACCAGTCGAGCGATTCCTCGAGGTCCGCGACGCGAAGCATGGTGTGATCGATCGTACCGTCCATACGCGAAGGAACGACCGCACAGCGCAAAAGGTTGTGGAAGTCGGCCGATTCGTCGATGATCGAACCGTCGACGGGACAGCTAGCCGACAGGTGAGGAATCGAATCCGAGGCGCGAACGTACCGATCCGACCGAGACGCGGTTCGCTGGACGGTGATAAATCAGCCGCTCATCCGGCGTCTTCCGTCCGGTCGTCGACCGGAGCGCTCGAGTCCGACCTCGATCCCGACTCCGCCGCCGGTTCGTCGGACTCGGGCGGAGCCGTCGAGCTCGCGGCGGGTTTCCTCGGTCCAGCCGGTCCCTCTCGCGAGGCGTTCACCGCCACCGGGTCGACTCCCTTGCGACGGGCGTCCAACTCGGAGAGGCCGTAGACGAGGGCGACGAGCGCCAGCACGCCGATCGGCAGGAGGACGAACGGCGTGATCCGGGTGACGCCCCACACGAGCAACAGCGCGGTCGCCACGAGTCCGACCGTCCCCGCGTAGTAGAGCTGGGTCCTGACGTGGTCGATGAGGTCCGCGCCGGTGAACGTCGACGAGAGCACCGTGGTGTCCGAGATGGGGGAGGT contains:
- a CDS encoding VOC family protein, translating into MDGTIDHTMLRVADLEESLDWYQTHLEYEEKDRHEGDGFTIVYLGPEEMHEEEAMLELTHNEGEDDLEVGDAWGHIAVRVPEGELEDYYQQLMDEGVEDYRDPESCGGRYAFVKDPDGHEVEIVQRDPDQGALWSLDHTMIRVEDADEALGFWTRKFEYDEVGRWEADTFANYFVEPTDAADAAMSVELTYNYDGRSYDTGDAWGHLCVRVDDLEEDWDQLMVRDADDYRDPASNDNMYAFTKDQDGHEIELLERDLEADSLFPF